A genomic region of Amphiura filiformis chromosome 6, Afil_fr2py, whole genome shotgun sequence contains the following coding sequences:
- the LOC140154827 gene encoding nuclear receptor subfamily 1 group D member 1-like codes for MEGIATASTSHHSGMTVAMEQDGRGSQTNDWPEIRERVGPGVLDFDDQMNILCQVCGDKASGFHYGVHSCEGCKGFFRRTVQQNVTYRPCLNNDECEIKRSSRNHCQSCRLKKCMEMGMSKNAVRFGRMTKREKDRLQAVRQEIKGRSPSKLPPDQAAVDLSYFSRTHSSVKTKLDGGRIKKASKSSPLNKMQHTGLLCTVDRLDTSSANRLDISPVNGAIRSEAASSPSWTLQRMLQDSAKHTDATDISTRESQISIPSTDHNNVQQNLLFPASQTLQYLAKQPPPSQLTNSPKTSTCHDDSSSPSYFVHSHQSVLSSKGSSEQQLGNPKVNGISPHSSSEYTHLNGLSSRNFVHGQDRESSPVEPGRSSFEHRQSDIRYSSLAQSLDQHFAKSLASLYAKTKSSQPQSSTSKFDDARRSDASASLESKSDSNSKLHPSNGLNGSRYTQQFRNMKEMWEMTEDRSNNKPGSNGRNGMHSSSVTPKRHRNDVSSSPKNGIHELGITPEGAQLVQDIVDAYQSNIDSQRNNLERILLAAVQSCLPKGDDGASQKNQNTAAVLEKDDATEDAFCNRFSPAISHIVTFTKSIPGFDKLHHQDQVVLLKAGCFEILLLQLCQLIDTSDGCISLASGETLTVEQLKHTSLGDFLSAIFGVATQLNTLKLTTPEKALLQALVVIASDRKKLQNVEAIRKLQAKLVMLMERFVYCNHGSETSIFNQCLEIMLDLRTLNQKYAESLLAYKAS; via the exons ATGGAAGGAATCGCCACTGCCTCTACATCCCATCACTCTGGAATGACAGTTGCTATGGAACAAGATGGGAGGGGTAGCCAAACTAATGATTGGCCGGAGATAAGGGAACGTGTGGGTCCTGGTGTATTGG ATTTTGATGATCAGATGAACATTCTTTGCCAGGTGTGTGGGGACAAAGCTTCAGGGTTCCACTATGGCGTGCATTCATGCGAAGGCTGCAAG GGGTTTTTCCGGCGCACTGTGCAACAAAATGTGACATACCGCCCATGCCTAAACAATGACGAATGCGAGATCAAGAGAAGTAGCCGCAATCATTGCCAGTCCTGCCGCTTAAAGAAATGTATGGAGAtgggaatgtccaaaaatg CTGTTCGATTTGGAAGAATGACCAAGCGAGAAAAGGACAGACTTCAGGCAGTGAGGCAAGAGATAAAGGGACGTAGCCCTAGTAAACTTCCTCCCGATCAAGCCGCTGTTGACCTAAGTTATTTCTCTAGAACTCACAGTAGCGTCAAAACTAAACTTGATGGGGGCAGAATCAAGAAGGCTTCCAAATCATCACCCCTCAACAAGATGCAACATACAGGTTTGCTTTGTACGGTAGATAGACTTGATACAAGCTCTGCAAATAGACTGGACATAAGTCCTGTGAACGGTGCAATACGTAGTGAAGCTGCTTCTTCCCCAAGTTGGACCCTTCAGCGTATGCTTCAGGATAGCGCAAAGCATACTGATGCCACAGATATATCAACAAGAGAGAGCCAAATTAGTATCCCTTCTACAGATCATAATAACGTCCAGCAGAACCTTTTGTTTCCTGCTTCTCAAACGCTGCAATATCTTGCCAAGCAACCTCCTCCGTCTCAACTTACCAACTCGCCGAAAACATCAACTTGCCATGACGACAGCTCATCTCCCAGCTATTTCGTTCATTCCCACCAGTCAGTACTTTCAAGTAAAGGATCGAGTGAACAGCAACTCGGCAATCCCAAAGTGAATGGGATCTCACCTCATTCAAGTAGTGAATACACACATTTGAATGGATTGAGTTCAAGGAACTTTGTGCACGGACAAGACAGGGAGTCATCACCAGTAGAGCCTGGAAGAAGTAGTTTTGAACACAGACAGTCCGATATTAGGTATAGTTCCTTAGCACAAAGTCTGGATCAACATTTTGCCAAGAGCTTAGCATCTTTGTATGCCAAAACCAAATCAAGTCAACCACAATCTTCCACTTCCAAATTTGATGATGCAAGACGATCCGATGCATCTGCATCATTGGAATCTAAGAGTGATTCAAACTCAAAACTGCACCCTAGTAATGGTTTGAATGGATCACGATATACTCAGCAATTTCGTAATATGAAAGAAATGTGGGAGATGACAGAGGATAGAAGTAATAATAAACCTGGCAGTAACGGAAGAAATGGTATGCATAGTTCGTCTGTTACACCAAAGAGACACAGAAACGATGTATCATCGTCGCCAAAGAATGGCATCCATGAATTAGGGATTACGCCAGAGGGCGCTCAACTAGTTCAGGATATCGTAGATGCATATCAGAGTAATATAGACAGTCAGCGCAACAATCTGGAAAGAATTCTGCTTGCTGCAGTACAAAGCTGTCTTCCCAAGGGTGATGATGGTGCTTCGCAGAAAAATCAG AATACTGCTGCTGTGTTGGAAAAAGATGATGCCACAGAAGATGCATTCTGCAACCGATTCTCCCCTGCCATTAGCCACATAGTAACATTCACTAAATCCATTCCAGGCTTTGATAAGCTTCACCACCAAGACCAG GTGGTGTTACTAAAAGCTGGTTGCTTTGAAATCCTTCTGCTGCAACTCTGTCAACTTATAGATACCAGTGATGGATGCATCTCGTTAGCATCGGGGGAAACACTTACTGTAGAACAACTCAAACATACAA GTCTAGGTGACTTTCTGTCAGCTATATTCGGAGTAGCCACCCAATTGAATACACTGAAACTGACAACACCAGAGAAGGCTCTGTTACAAGCATTGGTAGTCATTGCATCAG ATCGTAAGAAACTTCAAAATGTGGAGGCTATACGCAAACTTCAAGCTAAGCTTGTGATGTTGATGGAGAGATTTGTGTACTGCAACCATGGCTCTGAAACGTCCATCTTCAACCAGTGCCTAGAAATCATGCTAGATCTACGGACACTCAACCAGAAGTACGCTGAGAGTTTATTAGCTTACAAAGCCTCATGA